A window from Amblyomma americanum isolate KBUSLIRL-KWMA chromosome 7, ASM5285725v1, whole genome shotgun sequence encodes these proteins:
- the LOC144097074 gene encoding diaminopimelate decarboxylase-like, translating to MESYRNGVLHVDHVSLASLADRYQTPFYVYSKRKIEENLRTVLEGLKYPQHIICYPVRSNYSLGIISIFKQLGTGFVVSNVEELRRVLKIGGDPKKVVLAGPGKTRAAISQAIANDVLCIHAESWQELERIEEIARASNKVVPVGIRVNPEVDARAHPHLATSMVESKYGFPLQEAEDACVRVHLSRFMELVGVKYHLGSQVLVFEPFVEASDKIVGLVDSLKGKGIVLKHVDIGGGIGVPLRVNDDVPGPVAWIRHLTEPVEKRELRVICEPGRLLISNAAVLVTRVEYVKKTASKNYLIVDAGLSDLVTPVLCESYHDIRNVRDGPTKRTELYDIVGPGSGPAETFGLGRYLPATEQGDVLAILTVGAYGFCMSSNFASRNHAMEIVVDGPTYAIIRERQTLEQQVVNERFFK from the coding sequence AGAGGAAGATCGAAGAAAACCTCCGCACGGTTTTGGAAGGTCTCAAGTACCCCCAGCACATCATATGCTACCCTGTCCGATCCAACTACTCTCTGGGCATCATCAGCATATTCAAACAGCTGGGCACAGGCTTCGTCGTTTCCAACGTCGAAGAGCTTCGGCGAGTGCTCAAGATAGGAGGCGACCCCAAGAAAGTAGTGCTCGCGGGACCCGGGAAGACGAGGGCCGCGATTTCGCAGGCCATCGCCAACGATGTGCTCTGCATCCACGCCGAGTCGTGGCAGGAGCTAGAGCGCATTGAGGAAATCGCTCGGGCGAGTAACAAAGTCGTTCCTGTGGGCATCAGAGTCAACCCCGAGGTGGACGCCCGCGCGCACCCTCATCTGGCCACGTCCATGGTGGAATCCAAGTACGGCTTCCCGCTCCAGGAGGCCGAGGACGCCTGCGTAAGGGTCCACTTGTCCAGGTTCATGGAGCTCGTTGGAGTCAAGTACCACCTCGGCTCTCAGGTTCTGGTCTTCGAGCCTTTCGTCGAGGCGTCCGACAAGATAGTGGGTCTCGTGGACAGTTTGAAGGGCAAAGGGATCGTCCTCAAGCACGTCGACATCGGGGGAGGAATCGGAGTACCACTTCGAGTCAACGATGATGTTCCTGGTCCGGTTGCCTGGATCCGCCACCTCACCGAACCCGTGGAGAAAAGAGAACTGCGCGTCATCTGCGAGCCGGGACGTCTCCTGATATCGAACGCCGCTGTGCTCGTGACGCGAGTGGAGTATGTCAAGAAGACCGCGTCCAAAAACTACCTCATCGTGGACGCCGGCCTGAGCGATTTGGTGACGCCGGTGCTGTGCGAGTCTTACCACGACATCAGGAATGTCCGCGATGGGCCCACCAAGAGGACGGAGCTCTACGACATTGTGGGTCCAGGGAGTGGTCCAGCCGAAACATTTGGCCTTGGCCGCTATCTTCCGGCGACGGAGCAGGGAGACGTTCTCGCGATCCTCACCGTGGGGGCGTACGGATTCTGCATGTCGTCTAACTTCGCCTCCAGGAACCACGCCATGGAAATAGTCGTTGACGGCCCCACGTACGCCATCATCCGCGAAAGGCAGACCCTGGAACAGCAGGTCGTGAACGAAAGATTCTTTAAGTAG